The nucleotide window CCCATCGCCGCCGGCCCCGTCGAACTCCACACCACGATTCCGGCCGGCGCCGAAGGCCGCGTCCTGCGCCTCGCGGACACCGCCGACGAGGGCTGGACGGCCACCCTCGACGGCAAGCCGCTCACCAGGACCACCCTCGACGGCTGGGCGCAGGGCTTCGAACTGCCCGCCGCGGCCGGCCGCCTGGACGTCACCTTCGAAGCGCCGCTGAGCCACACCGGCCGGCTGTGGGGACAGGGCGCGTTCGCCGTCCTCCTCGTGATCCTCGCGCTGCCGGGCCGGCGCCGCGACGTCGACGACGACCTTCCCGAGGAGGAGACCGCCGCACCCGTCGAGACCGCGTCGGGCGACGGCCGCAGGGCCCGCCGCCTGCGCGACCGGGCGGAGGCCGAGGCCGAGCAGACCCAGCGGGCCGAAGGCGCCGGGCAGGCACCGGAGGAGCAGCCGGACGCGTTCGCGCCCGGCTCCCCGCCCGCCCCGCAGGAGGCTCCCGCGGCGCCTGCGGTCCCGCAGCAGCAGGCCTACGACGAGTGGGACTCGGCGACGTACGCGGCGGAGTACGGCACCTACGGCGGCGAGCAGTACCAGGGCGCCCCGCAGTACCCGGCCGGCACGTACGAGCAGCAGCAGTACCAGGCGGACCCGTACCAGGCCGGCTCCTACGACCCGTACGCGGCCTACGACCAGGGGAACGCGGGCTACGACCCGTCGCAGTCGTACGGGCAGGGCTACGACCCGCAGTACGACCCGACGCAGCAACAGCAGCAACAGCAACAGCAACAGCAGCAGCAACAGCCGTCGCACGGCACCGACAGTGAGCGCCCCGACGGGAGCCAGCAGTGAACCGCACCACCGTGTCCCTGATCGCCGGCGTGACCGCGCTCGCCGCCGTCACCGGCTTCGCCTCGATGTCGGAGCCCGGGACGGCCGCCCCGGACACGGCGAAGGCGGCCGCACAGCTGCCCGTGGAGCGCACCAGCCTGCTCTGCCCCGTGCCGAGCACCTCGGACCTGGCCGAGACGGCGTACACGTCCTTCACGCCCGTCACCGAGGGCACCGGCTCGGGCGGCGGGGCCGCGCTGGTGACCGCGGGCGCGCAGAAGGACGACAAGGGCGACAAGACGGACGACAAGACAGATGACGAGGCGGACGGCGAGGCCGGCGGCAAGAAGGGGAAGTCCTTCCTGACGTCGAAGGAGCCCGGGAAGCCGGTCACCGGCGAGTCCTCCGGCGCCGAGTCGCCCGCGCTCCTCGGTACGGCCGAGGGCCGGTTCGCACCCGGCTGGGCCGTCCAGCAGACCACCCAGGTCGAGGCGGGCACCGGCCGCGGCCTGCTCGGCACCGCCTGCTCGGCCCCCGACACGGACTTCTGGTTCCCGGGCGCCAGTACCGCCAAGGAGCGTACGGACTACGCGCACCTGACCAACCCGGACGACTCCGCGGCCGTCGCCGACATCGAGCTGTACGGCAAGGACGGGACCCTCAAGTCGACGGTCGGCGAGGGCATCAAGATCCCGCCGCACGCCGGCGAGTCGGTGCTCCTGTCGACGCTCATCGACGAACCGGAGACCGACCTCACCGTGCACGTCACGGTCCGCAGCGGCCGGGTGGCCGCCGCCGTCCAGGCCCTCGACGACACGCTCGGCGGCGACTGGCTCGCCCCCTCCGCCGCCCCCGCGGACAGCCTCGTCCTGCCGGGCATCCCGAAGGACGCCACCTCCGTACGCCTGGTCGCCTTCGCGCCCGGTGAGGCCGACGCCGACCTCAAGGTGCGGCTCGCCTCGCCGACCGGGTCGATCACCCCCGCCGGACACGAGACGCTGCACGTGAAGGCGGGCATGACGGCCGCCGTCGACCTCGGCGACGTCACGCGCGGCGAGGCGGGCTCCCTGGTGCTGACACCGACCGGGAAGTCCGCCCCCGTCGTCGCGGCCCTGCGGGTGGTCCGCGGCAAGGGCGACAGCCGGGAGACGGCGTTCATCCCGGCCACGG belongs to Streptomyces sp. V3I8 and includes:
- a CDS encoding DUF5719 family protein, with translation MNRTTVSLIAGVTALAAVTGFASMSEPGTAAPDTAKAAAQLPVERTSLLCPVPSTSDLAETAYTSFTPVTEGTGSGGGAALVTAGAQKDDKGDKTDDKTDDEADGEAGGKKGKSFLTSKEPGKPVTGESSGAESPALLGTAEGRFAPGWAVQQTTQVEAGTGRGLLGTACSAPDTDFWFPGASTAKERTDYAHLTNPDDSAAVADIELYGKDGTLKSTVGEGIKIPPHAGESVLLSTLIDEPETDLTVHVTVRSGRVAAAVQALDDTLGGDWLAPSAAPADSLVLPGIPKDATSVRLVAFAPGEADADLKVRLASPTGSITPAGHETLHVKAGMTAAVDLGDVTRGEAGSLVLTPTGKSAPVVAALRVVRGKGDSRETAFIPATAAVGARATAAGNRSKGSTLSLAAPGRGAEVRVTASAGSGGGTAASKTYKLKAGTTQNVPLPVPSGLKGMYALTVEPLSGGPVHAARLLEAPEDGVPMFTVQTLPDDRGTVKVPEAEQDLSVLMK